The sequence GCTCCTCAGCGCTGGGGATGCGGTAGTGCCAGTTGTTGTCATCCTCCATGAATGACACGCCGCGGCCTTTGATCGTGTGGGCCACAATGGCCAAGGGTTTGGTGCGGTCGGGCAATTCGGCACAGGCAAGCGCGGCGCGGATCTCGGCAAAGTCGTGGCCGTCCACTTCGTAGCTTTCCCAGCCGAAAGCCTCCCACTTGTCGCGCAGCGGAGCCAAAGCCATGACTTCCTCACTGCGACCGGTAGCCTGCCATTTGTTGTAGTCGACCAACACCGTCAGGGACCCGAGATTTTGCGCCGCGGCAAACATGGCCGCTTCCCACACGCTTCCCTCGTTGCATTCGCCATCACTGAGTAGCACTACCGTCCGGTAATTTTGCTTTTGTATCCGCGCGGCGAGCGCCATGCCGATACCGACAGAAAGACCATGCCCGAGCGATCCGGTCGCCCACTCGACACCGGGTGCACAGTTTGGAGCGGGTTGTTCGGCCAGTGCGGCTCCGTCCTTGCCGTATTCTTCGAGGAATTGCTTCGGAAAGAAACCGCGCTCGCACAGCGTGACGTAAAGCGCCGGTGCCGCGTGGCCTTTGCTCAGGATGAAGCGATCGCGATCAGCCGCGTCCGCTTTTTTCGGATCGATGCGCAGGAAGTCCCAGTAGAGCGCAACGAGCAGATCGATGCATGAGAGCGATGATCCCAAATGAGGCGTCTTGGCCCGATGGG comes from Chthoniobacterales bacterium and encodes:
- a CDS encoding transketolase, coding for MSSSFEELQSAASNLRVDAIGLSHRAKTPHLGSSLSCIDLLVALYWDFLRIDPKKADAADRDRFILSKGHAAPALYVTLCERGFFPKQFLEEYGKDGAALAEQPAPNCAPGVEWATGSLGHGLSVGIGMALAARIQKQNYRTVVLLSDGECNEGSVWEAAMFAAAQNLGSLTVLVDYNKWQATGRSEEVMALAPLRDKWEAFGWESYEVDGHDFAEIRAALACAELPDRTKPLAIVAHTIKGRGVSFMEDDNNWHYRIPSAEELAAAREELLGK